The stretch of DNA GTCGCGTTCGAAGTCCTCGATGAACTCGTCGAGGCGCATCTACTCCGGGTTGGACCCTCCCCGGTATGAACCTGTCCCCGCGGTTCTGCGTGAACAACTATTACGTAGCTGCGCTCAGTAACAACGGGTGATATAAACTATGGTCAACGCAGCGAAGTGGATCGGGCTGGCGGGCACCGTGTCGGCACTCGTACTCGTGTTCCTCTCGGGGATCTTCACGGTCCCCTACGAGGTGGCGCTGATGAACCTCCTCGCCGGCGAGATCGGCGCGATCGCGCTGGCCCACTCGACGTACCGAGTCAGTTCCGGCAAGCAGGCGAGCCCGGTCGGGGCGGTGCTGGGTGCCCTCTCGGGGCCGGTGATGATCCTGACGACGCTGTACTACTTCCCGCAGGACCCGACGCTGACGATCACGCTCCTCCTCGGCGTGCTCGCCACCCTCGGGGGGATCGCCGTCGGCGTCGACCGCATCCGCGGCGGGGAGGAGGGCCGCCAGTCCGGCGCACAGCGCATCGCCAACAGCGCCGCCGAGTGACGGCGTCGAGCCGACCGCAACGATTTTAGCGACCGCCCGGTCCCCTTCGAACGATGCCAGTCATCGAGTGCGACGAGAGCGAGGCCCGGGATCGCCTGCAGGCGGCCGGTGTGACGGTCGAGCCGGGGAACACGGACCACGAACGCTGGCGCGCCGAGCACGGGGGCGGGACGGCTGTCGCCTACGAGGGAAAGGTCGTGGTCCAGGGTCCGGAGACGGCGCGGCTCGAGGCGCTGCTCCGCGGTGAGAAGGGGGGCCGGGTCCACGCGTACTTCGACGGCGCGTCCCGGGGCAACCCCGGGCCGGCCGCGGTCGGCTACGTCCTGGTCGACGACAGCGGCATCGTCACCGAGGGCGGCGAGACCATCGGCCGCGCGACGAACAACCAGGCCGAGTACGACGCGCTCGTCACGGTGCTGGAGGTGGCCGCCGACCACGGCTTCGACGAGATCCACGTCCGTGGCGACTCGGAGCTCATCGTCAAGCAGGTCCGCGGGGAGTGGGACACCAACGATCCCGACCTCCGCGAGAAGCGAGTCCGGGTCCGGGAACTCCTGACGGGGTTCGACGAGTGGCAGATCGAGCACGTTCCGCGGGAGATAAACGACCGCGCCGACGAGTTGGCCAACGACGCACTCGATGACTGACCTGCCAGCCGAGACGGTCACGGAGGTCGAACGGCTCACCAGACTCGCGCGCGAGGCCGTCGACGAGGGCGCGGCGGCGGCCTACCGCGAGGAGCGGGCGAGCCTGCTCGCCGACCACGGCTACACCGCCCGCATCCGCGAGGGGGACACCGGCGACGTGCTGGTCTGCTACCCGACGGACTGGGTCGAGGACGGCGTGGTCCGGCCCGACCGCATCGACGACACCGACCGCGGCGTCGAGGTCCGACTCTCCGGCCCCGGCGACCCCGACGAGTGGGACGAGGTGGAGGAGCGCAACCGTGCGGTCGCCGAGCGAGTCGCCGCGGAACACGGTGACCCCCACGGTACCACGGCGCACGCCCTGGCGGACTTTATGGGGAACCACTACGGGAAGCCGATCGCGGAGGCGACCGAGGACGAGCTCGCGGAGTTCCGCGAGGAGTACTTCCCGCGCAACGCCTGGCCCACGGAGAGACAGCAGGCGCTGCTCGAGGAGTCGGTGCAGTTGACGGTCGAAGAAGCCGGGAGCCGCTTCCCGGGATAGCCGGTTACGCCTTGTCGTCGACGAGGTCGCGCAGTTCGTCGGCGCGGTCCTCACCGGTGACGAACTTCGAGAACTCCCAGCCCAGCTGGTCGAGGACGGCCTCCTTGCCGTCGTCGGTCAGCGAGTACTGGTTGGTTCGCTTGTCGAGTTCGCTCTTCTCGACCAGTCCCATCTCGACCAGGTCGTCGAGGTTGGGGTAGAGTCGACCGTGGTTGACCTCGTCGTCGTAGTACGACTCGAGTTCGCGCTTGATCGCGAGGCCGTAGCGGGGTTCCTCGGCGAGGATGACGAGGATGTTCTGCTGGAACGCGGTCAGGTCCTTCGCGATGCCCGGGCTGCCCGTGACGGATTGTGCCTCTGACATAGTTAGTAGAATGTCATCTACCTATTTAACACTTGTTAATTCCCACGTCCCACACAGAATCATCGAAAGACGGAGCCGTATCTCTCGGACGACCGCCAGTGTCCGAAGGCTGTCTGTTTTCACCTGTCTTCCTCGACCGGATGGTCGCCCCGGCTTCACCGGATCTCTGTGAGTGTCGAGTACCCCTAGTAAAAAATCTTGTGACCGAGTCCCCGTCGGTCGCCGTTACGAAAGGACTTTTTGCGGGCGCTGTGGAGTCGCGTGTGATGGCGAACCTCTGGGAAGACCTCGAGACAGGACCGAACCCGCCCGAAGAGATCTACGCCGTCGTCGAGTGCCTCAAGGGCGAGCGCAACAAGTACGAGTACGACAAGGACATCCCCGGCGTGGTCCTCGACCGGGTGCTGCACTCCAACGTCCACTACCCCTCGGACTACGGGTTCATCCCGCAGTCGTACTACGACGACGAGGACCCCTTCGACGTGCTCGTGCTCGTCGAGGACCAGACGTTCCCCGGCTGTGTCATCGAGGCCCGTCCCGTCGCGCTGATGAAGATGGACGACGACGGCGAGCAGGACGACAAGGTCATCGCCGTCCCCTCGGAGGACCCCCGGTACGACCACATCGAGGACCTGGAAGACATCCCCCAGCAGCAACTCGACGAGATCGACGAGTTCTTCGCGACCTACAAGAACCTCGAGGAGGGCAAGGAAGTCGAGACGCTGGGCTGGGAGGACAAGGCGGCGGCGAAGGACGCGATCGAGCACGCCCAGGACCTCTACGACGAGAAGTTCGCGTAACGCGACGCGCACTCCCGTTCTCGGACCCCGTACCCCGCCGCGTATTCCTCCCGATAATATCGGCAGACGTTGCCGATGTATTATGATTATGGGTAATCTTTTGACCGTCCCGATCCAACGTGTGTGCACGATGGCGACCGATCAATCGAACGCGACCCTCGATCACCCGACGGTCGAACCGGACCGAGAGACGCCGGAACCGCCGACGATCGCTCACCTGACCGTCGTGCCCGAGAACGCGGACCGGTCGTCGTAACCCCGCTCGCCTTGCCGCTTTCCGGGACGGAGTGGCGAAAAGAAGCTTCTTGTCCCCGACCACTCTAAGGCCGGTATGGGACTATTCGACCGTCTGAAAGGTGACGACGCGCCCCGCGTCGCCTTCTTCGGCATCGACGGTGTGCCGTACAGCCTCATCGACGAGCATCCCGACGTGTTCCCCAACCTCACCGAGCTCAAGAAGGAGGGTGCCGGTGGCCCCATCGACAGCATCGTCCCGCCGGAGTCGTCGGCCTGCTGGCCCGCCCTGACCACCGGCGTCAACCCCGGCGAGACGGGCGTCTACGGCTTCCAGGACCGGGAGGTCGGCTCCTACGATACCTACGTCCCGATGGGGCGGGACGTGCAGGCGACCCGCCTCTGGGACCGCGTGACAGACGAGGGACGGGACGCCACCGTCCTGAACGTCCCCGTCACGTTCCCGCCCCAGCGCAACGTCCAGCGGATGGTCTCCGGGTTCCTCTCGCCCGGCGTCGACAAGGCCGCCTACCCCGACGAACTCCGCGACCGCCTCGAATCGACCGACTACCGCATCGACGTCAACGCCAAGCTCGGCCACGACGAGGACAAGTCCGACTTCGTCGAGGACGCCCACGAGACCTTAGAGAAGCGCTACGAGACGTTCGCCCACTACGTCGAGGAGGACGACTGGGACCTCTTCTTCGGCGTCTTCATGACCACCGATCGGGTCAACCACTTCCTGTTCAAACACTACGAGGAGGACGGCGAGTACCAGGAGGAGTTCTTCGAGTTCTACCGCACGGTCGACGAGTACCTCGGGAAGCTCCGGGAGAAACTGGCCGACGACGTGACGATGGTCGTCGCCTCCGACCACGGCTTCACCTCGCTGGACCACGAGGTCCACTTCAACGAGTGGCTCGAACGGCAGGGGTGGCTCGAGTACGAGGACGACGACCACTCGGAACTGGGCGACATCAGCGCGGACACGCGGGCCTACTCGCTCATCCCGGGCCGCTTCTACATCAACACGGAGGGCCGCGAGCCGAAGGGTGCCGTCCCCGAGGACGAACACGAGGCCGTCCGGACAGAACTCAAGGAGAAACTCGAAGCCCTGGAGGGTCCCAACGGCCGGAAGGTCGCCGACCGCGTCGTCACGAAGGAGGACGCCTTCCGGGGCGACCACGACGACATCGCGCCGGACCTGGTGGTCATCCCGAACCACGGGTTCGACCTCAAGGCCGGCTTCAAGGGCAGTGACGAGGTGTTCGACGTCGGGCCGCGCAACGGGATGCACTCGTTCGACAACGCGACGCTGCTGGTCGACGACGCTGACACCCGCATCGACGACGCCGACCTCTACGACATCGCGCCGACGATCCTCGACCTCCTGGACCACGACTACGACCGCACCGAGTTCGACGGGTCGAGCCTGGCCTGATCACGTTTCCAGCGGGCGGGCCGCGGCGCGTCCTCCCCGAAGTAACGAACGGGCCTACAGAAGGTTGTCCAGGTCGTCGTTGGTGAACTCGTCGGGGTCGGTGGTGCCGCCCTGGGACTTGGCGGCCTCGTTGGCGCGCTCCATGAACTGGTCGACGCGCGCGGAGCGCTCGACGCCCGAGAGGACCACGAGCGCCGCGAGCTTGTCCGACCCGAGCGGGAAGTCCCCGCCCCGGACCTCCATGCTGCCGGTCTCGTCCTCGACCCAGCGGCGGGCGCGCTCGACGCCCTTCCGGGAGATGCGTTCGGGGTCGCCGGCGATCACGAGGAGCGCGGACTCGGCCTCGACGGCGTTGGGGAGGCTCATGCTCGTCAGGAGGGCGTTGCGGGTGACGCTGGTGATGGTGTTGACGTTCTCGCCGGGGTCCTCGCTGGCCTGTGCGCTGGCGTAGCCGATCGAGGAGATGCCGCCGCCACGTAGGGTGTTGATGATCTCCGAGGAGTCGACGACGCTCTCGCCGACGCCGTCGACGGCCTCGCCGGAGGCCAGCAGCAGCCCGACGCGCTGTGAGATGGCGTCGTTGATGCGCTCGTAGCCGGCGGCGACGCTGTCGCCGGAGCCTCGCCAGGCGTCGTTGTCGACGAGCAGGAGGGAGTCGGCCTCGCGAGCGGCGGTCTTGAGCGAGCGACCGGCGTTGGCCTGGTAGAGCCCGCCCTCGTCTTTCCCGGGGAGGACGCCGAGGACGTAGACGGGCTTCTCGTGGATGCGCTTGAGCTCGCGTGCCAGCATCGGCGCGCCGCCGGAGCCGGTGCCGCCGCCCAGCCCCGCCACGACGACGACGGCCTCCGCCTCGGTGGTGATGCGGCCGTCGAGTTCGTCGAGGATCTCGGTGGCGTTCTCCTGCATGATCTCGGCCCCGAGTTCGTTGTCCCCGCCGACGCCGTGGCCTTTCACCCGGTCCTGGCCGATGAGGACCGTGTCGATGTCGAGCTCTTGGAGGTCGGGCCGGGCGGTGTTGACGGCGAGGGCTCCCCTGACCGCCTCGAACCCCATCTCGTAGTCGAACTTGGCGAGCGACTGCGTGATCTTGCCGCCCGCCTGTCCGACCCCAATCAGGACGACTTTCATACCAAAGGTCTCTGTTCGGGAACTAATCAACGTTGCCCCGCGTGTCTCGCTCGCGGAGCTACTCCAGTGCGAGCGTGTAGATCCGCTTGCGCGCGTCGGCGAAGGAAAAGCGGGAGTCGACCGCCCCGACGTCTTCCAGCCGGTTCAGCGCGTACCGGACCGTCCGGGGCGGGAGCATCGTCTCCTCGGCGAGCTGGCTCTGAGTCAGTGCGTCGTTGTAGTCGAGCACTTTCGCGACGAGCTTCGCGCTCGGCGGCAGGTCACGGACGGCGTCCCAGCCGCCGGGCTCCCCGTCGTCGTGCTCGGCCCGCTGGACGTCGGATGCACTCATGTACTCCGGTCTACTGGATACAGGGTGATAATATTTCCTGTTTCGAATTATTTCTACAGTGCATCATTCGGCAGTTTCGGCCGGTGTCTGTCCGCCCGCCGCCCGAAAGTTTACGTCCGCGTCCCACCCCTACCTCCCGTGGACGAAGTCGAGGTCAGGACGGTGGTGTACGCGCCCCCCGAGGAGATGTACGAGTTCCTGCTGGACTTCCCGGGGTACGCCCGCTACTCGGAGTACATCGAGCGGGTGCGACAGGACGGCGACGGCGCTCCGGGGACCCACTACGACCTCGTCTTCTCCTGGTGGAAACTCACCTACACCGCCCGGTCGCAGGTGACCGGCGTCGATCCGCCCGACCGCATCGACTGGCGGATCGTCAAGGACATCGACGCGGCGGGGTACTGGCGCGTCGACGAGGTGCCCGAACAGGCACCCGAGGGGGTCGAGACCGCCTCGCGGGTCGTCCTCCACATCGAGTTCGACCCCTCGTCGGCGTCGTCGGACGCCGTCGACCTCCCGCGACTCGTCTCGCTGGACTGGGTCGTCGAGAAGGTCAAACCGCTCGTCGAGAAGGAGGCGACGAACATCGTCGAACGGGTCGTCCGGGACATCGAGGGGCAGCGTCGCGACGTCGACCTCGAGATAACGACGACGCCGGACTCCGTCTGAGTCCGCTACTCGACGTCGGGCGTCTCGTAGTTGCCGCCGTAGCGCATGAAGAAGTACGCCAGTCCCAGCGTCGCGACCATCACGAACGAGGTCGCGACGCCGAGCGTCTTCGCGCTGCCGGGGACTTCCGGAGCCCCCTCGGACCCGCCACCGCCGCCGCCACCGGTCGTCGGGTAGTCGGTGCCGACGACGACGGCACCCTTCATGTTGAGGCCCTGGTGGGGGGCGCAGTAGTAGGGGTAGATGCCGTCCTCTTCGAACGTGTACTCGTAGTTGACGCCGGAACTGGCGACGGCGCTGCCCGAGTCTAACGGTCCCTCGCCCTGCGAGACGACGTTGTGGCTGCCGCCCTCGCCGGTCCACTCGAACTGGACGGTCGCGCCGTTGTCGACGTGGATGGCCGGCGGGCCGAACCCGTAGGCACCGCCGCCTTGCTGGACGCCGACTTCGACGGTCGCCGTGTCCTGACCGGTCGCGTCGACGACGGTCCCGTCGAAGTTCGTGACCGGGTCGAGGAACCCGTCGAAGTCCGGGGTGCCACCGCCGCCACCGCCGCCACCGCCGCCACCGCCGCCGCTGCTACTGTTGTTCCCTTCCTGTGCGGTCGCGGTGCCCGCTGCGGCCGAGACTGCCGTGGCCCCCGCGGCGGTCCGCATGAAGGCCCGGCGTGACACGTCCGGACTACCCTCTGTCATACACGGGGATTGGTGGGTCCCCGTCCTGAATATGTCGGTTTGGACGCGGCCCAGGACCGCCGCTTCCACAACCCCTTTCGGCGTGACCCGCTTTCGCCCTCTGATGACCCAACGAGAGATCGAACCCGACAGCGTCGCGCGCGCCGACGGGATGCCGATGCTCGGCCTCGGAACGTGGCAGAACGACGACGCCGACCAGTGCGCGGAGACGGTCGAGACGGCCCTGGAGATGGGCTACCGTCACGTCGACACCG from Haloarcula litorea encodes:
- a CDS encoding inorganic diphosphatase; its protein translation is MANLWEDLETGPNPPEEIYAVVECLKGERNKYEYDKDIPGVVLDRVLHSNVHYPSDYGFIPQSYYDDEDPFDVLVLVEDQTFPGCVIEARPVALMKMDDDGEQDDKVIAVPSEDPRYDHIEDLEDIPQQQLDEIDEFFATYKNLEEGKEVETLGWEDKAAAKDAIEHAQDLYDEKFA
- a CDS encoding DUF7108 family protein; translation: MTDLPAETVTEVERLTRLAREAVDEGAAAAYREERASLLADHGYTARIREGDTGDVLVCYPTDWVEDGVVRPDRIDDTDRGVEVRLSGPGDPDEWDEVEERNRAVAERVAAEHGDPHGTTAHALADFMGNHYGKPIAEATEDELAEFREEYFPRNAWPTERQQALLEESVQLTVEEAGSRFPG
- a CDS encoding type II toxin-antitoxin system RatA family toxin, whose amino-acid sequence is MDEVEVRTVVYAPPEEMYEFLLDFPGYARYSEYIERVRQDGDGAPGTHYDLVFSWWKLTYTARSQVTGVDPPDRIDWRIVKDIDAAGYWRVDEVPEQAPEGVETASRVVLHIEFDPSSASSDAVDLPRLVSLDWVVEKVKPLVEKEATNIVERVVRDIEGQRRDVDLEITTTPDSV
- a CDS encoding MarR family transcriptional regulator, coding for MSASDVQRAEHDDGEPGGWDAVRDLPPSAKLVAKVLDYNDALTQSQLAEETMLPPRTVRYALNRLEDVGAVDSRFSFADARKRIYTLALE
- a CDS encoding PadR family transcriptional regulator, coding for MSEAQSVTGSPGIAKDLTAFQQNILVILAEEPRYGLAIKRELESYYDDEVNHGRLYPNLDDLVEMGLVEKSELDKRTNQYSLTDDGKEAVLDQLGWEFSKFVTGEDRADELRDLVDDKA
- a CDS encoding tubulin/FtsZ family protein, which translates into the protein MKVVLIGVGQAGGKITQSLAKFDYEMGFEAVRGALAVNTARPDLQELDIDTVLIGQDRVKGHGVGGDNELGAEIMQENATEILDELDGRITTEAEAVVVVAGLGGGTGSGGAPMLARELKRIHEKPVYVLGVLPGKDEGGLYQANAGRSLKTAAREADSLLLVDNDAWRGSGDSVAAGYERINDAISQRVGLLLASGEAVDGVGESVVDSSEIINTLRGGGISSIGYASAQASEDPGENVNTITSVTRNALLTSMSLPNAVEAESALLVIAGDPERISRKGVERARRWVEDETGSMEVRGGDFPLGSDKLAALVVLSGVERSARVDQFMERANEAAKSQGGTTDPDEFTNDDLDNLL
- the rnhA gene encoding ribonuclease HI, whose product is MPVIECDESEARDRLQAAGVTVEPGNTDHERWRAEHGGGTAVAYEGKVVVQGPETARLEALLRGEKGGRVHAYFDGASRGNPGPAAVGYVLVDDSGIVTEGGETIGRATNNQAEYDALVTVLEVAADHGFDEIHVRGDSELIVKQVRGEWDTNDPDLREKRVRVRELLTGFDEWQIEHVPREINDRADELANDALDD
- a CDS encoding alkaline phosphatase family protein yields the protein MGLFDRLKGDDAPRVAFFGIDGVPYSLIDEHPDVFPNLTELKKEGAGGPIDSIVPPESSACWPALTTGVNPGETGVYGFQDREVGSYDTYVPMGRDVQATRLWDRVTDEGRDATVLNVPVTFPPQRNVQRMVSGFLSPGVDKAAYPDELRDRLESTDYRIDVNAKLGHDEDKSDFVEDAHETLEKRYETFAHYVEEDDWDLFFGVFMTTDRVNHFLFKHYEEDGEYQEEFFEFYRTVDEYLGKLREKLADDVTMVVASDHGFTSLDHEVHFNEWLERQGWLEYEDDDHSELGDISADTRAYSLIPGRFYINTEGREPKGAVPEDEHEAVRTELKEKLEALEGPNGRKVADRVVTKEDAFRGDHDDIAPDLVVIPNHGFDLKAGFKGSDEVFDVGPRNGMHSFDNATLLVDDADTRIDDADLYDIAPTILDLLDHDYDRTEFDGSSLA
- a CDS encoding halocyanin domain-containing protein, producing MTEGSPDVSRRAFMRTAAGATAVSAAAGTATAQEGNNSSSGGGGGGGGGGGGGTPDFDGFLDPVTNFDGTVVDATGQDTATVEVGVQQGGGAYGFGPPAIHVDNGATVQFEWTGEGGSHNVVSQGEGPLDSGSAVASSGVNYEYTFEEDGIYPYYCAPHQGLNMKGAVVVGTDYPTTGGGGGGGSEGAPEVPGSAKTLGVATSFVMVATLGLAYFFMRYGGNYETPDVE